Proteins from a single region of Verrucosispora sp. NA02020:
- a CDS encoding glycoside hydrolase family 16 protein — protein sequence MSTISRRLRRTAAALAAAVVASMLVVPVTAAPAAAAIGGLTWQDEFNAPAGTPVDQSKWRFDIGGHGWGNNERQYYTNSTSNAVHDGQGNLVITARRENPANYQCHYGRCEYTSARLLTAATFSQAYGRFEARIKIPRGQGIWPAFWMLGSDFGNVGWPASGEIDIMENVGREPNTVHGTIHGPGYSGGGGITGSRVIGQPLADAFHTYRVDWEPNSIRWYLDGQEFFRVDPSRLGGNRWVFDHPFFMILNVAVGGNWPGYPDGSTQFPQQMLVDYVRVYGYVPDGNTGTTRIRGQQSGRCIDIPSANPYDGAPLQIWDCNTTAAQAWTFAADGTVRAMGKCMDPAWAGTANGTEVNLVTCNGNPAQRFTLSPAGDLVNLSANRCVDVRENNPNNGGRLQLWDCGGTANQKWSRA from the coding sequence GGCCGTCGTCGCCAGCATGCTCGTCGTCCCCGTGACCGCCGCACCGGCCGCCGCCGCCATCGGCGGACTCACCTGGCAGGACGAGTTCAACGCCCCGGCCGGTACGCCGGTCGACCAGTCCAAGTGGCGCTTCGACATCGGCGGCCACGGCTGGGGCAACAACGAGCGGCAGTACTACACCAACAGCACCAGCAACGCGGTGCACGACGGGCAGGGCAACCTGGTCATCACCGCGCGCCGGGAGAACCCGGCCAACTACCAGTGTCACTACGGCCGGTGCGAGTACACCTCGGCCCGACTGCTCACCGCCGCCACCTTCAGCCAGGCGTACGGCCGGTTCGAGGCCCGCATCAAGATCCCTCGCGGTCAGGGCATCTGGCCGGCCTTCTGGATGCTCGGCAGCGACTTCGGCAACGTCGGCTGGCCGGCCTCCGGCGAGATCGACATCATGGAGAACGTCGGTCGCGAGCCGAACACCGTGCACGGCACCATCCACGGGCCCGGCTACTCCGGCGGCGGCGGGATCACCGGCAGCCGCGTCATCGGACAGCCGCTGGCCGACGCCTTCCACACCTACCGGGTCGACTGGGAACCGAACAGCATCCGCTGGTACCTCGACGGCCAGGAGTTCTTCCGCGTCGACCCGAGCCGACTCGGCGGCAACCGGTGGGTCTTCGACCACCCGTTCTTCATGATCCTCAACGTCGCGGTGGGCGGCAACTGGCCCGGCTACCCGGACGGCAGCACCCAGTTCCCGCAGCAGATGCTCGTCGACTACGTGCGGGTCTACGGCTACGTCCCGGACGGCAACACCGGCACCACCCGGATCCGGGGCCAGCAGAGTGGACGGTGCATCGACATCCCCAGCGCCAACCCGTACGACGGGGCGCCGTTGCAGATCTGGGACTGCAACACCACCGCCGCCCAGGCGTGGACCTTCGCCGCCGACGGCACCGTCCGCGCCATGGGCAAGTGCATGGACCCGGCCTGGGCAGGCACCGCCAACGGCACCGAGGTCAACCTGGTCACCTGTAACGGCAACCCGGCCCAACGGTTCACCCTCAGCCCCGCCGGTGACCTGGTGAACCTCAGCGCGAACCGGTGCGTCGACGTCCGGGAGAACAACCCGAACAACGGCGGCCGGTTGCAGCTCTGGGACTGCGGCGGCACCGCCAACCAGAAGTGGTCCCGCGCCTGA